The DNA region ACTCTAGGAACCGACAAAGGTTTTCTGGACAAGGTTCTTCTAATACCCCTAAGTTTAAACTAGAGAAAGGTAGTGGTTCTCCATTACCTAAGCTTATTTGCACCAAGTGTGGAAGGAATCATCATGATAGGTGCCTAGCCGACATAGATGGttgttatggttgtggaaaaAGTGGACACCAAATGAGGAATTACCCGGGGCTTAAGGCTAAGGGAAGAGAGGATAATAAAGTTTCTTCTAGTGATTCGGATGGAAATGCCCAAAAGAATAAGAGGTTTTATGTCCTCCAAGctagaggtgaacaagagtGTCCCCCGGATGTGGCTACgggtatgtgttttatgctttacTAGATTCCGgcattgtttgttttttttttgtgacttGATAGGTTAGACTTTGAAtttgtctttagtatgaatgatgtTTAGAAGAGTTCGTATAGGcctactcccaagggggagatgatgtgcttagatagcaagtTCATTGTGTGTTTATGGgttgccatgatttccttgtatgatgcatgttcatgaaagctTGTAATTTGAAAGAGAAAATGAGTTTGAATaattgttttcctcatgttgtagtgcattgagtatgagttgcctatttgacttcatgagatgaatatgtgagcatgccttagttggAGTTGAGAGATTCCTCCATGAATAAATGTTTTCTTGAGAGTAAATTacatatgagctccatgagatgGTATTGAGCATGATTTTAGTTTGGataaggtagttcctcctataaaTATGATTAGTTATgagatttcatgcataatgggttgtttagatgtagttcctactcccttgtgttgcatgaaatatgtttagcttggaTTTAAAGTTTTCctccttggttgtgtgcatttagatgtgtggcatgcatgatgggttgctagtctagAGTCGCGACCTTATGAAGTGCCTAGAgtgtcatttgaggacgaatgttcccaaaggggagatattgtaacaccccatagtTTAGTACGCAAACTTGGGCTAAGTGTGAGGGGAACAAGAGCCAAGGCCAAGGGCCAAGATCCAAGGCCAAGGGGCAACAACCAAGGCCAAGGGGCAAGGCccaagccaaaggccaaggctgccccaaggCCTCA from Solanum stenotomum isolate F172 unplaced genomic scaffold, ASM1918654v1 scaffold35575, whole genome shotgun sequence includes:
- the LOC125852478 gene encoding uncharacterized protein LOC125852478; protein product: MVTKECRMTMLLHDMDISRLMVYAQQMEESKLKEEKSREKKRSRMDNDKSCHEGSDGHGHSRNRQRFSGQGSSNTPKFKLEKGSGSPLPKLICTKCGRNHHDRCLADIDGCYGCGKSGHQMRNYPGLKAKGREDNKVSSSDSDGNAQKNKRFYVLQARGEQECPPDVAT